In Luteimonas viscosa, the genomic window AGTGCATCCCCGGTGACCGAGGTGGCGATGCCGCCCGCTTCCTCGACCAGGATCACGCCAGGCGCGATGTCCCAGGCGTTCGTCGCCCGCTCCCAGTACGCATCCCAGCGGCCGGCGGCGACGAAGGCCATGTCCACCGCGCAGGCGCCGGTGCGGCGGATGCCGGCCACCCGGTCGCTCAGCAGCGTCATCTCGCGCGCGAACACGGGGTGGTCGGGCTTGTCGGCGAACGGGATGCCGCAGGCCAGCACGCTGCGGATCAGGCTGTTGCGCGCGGACACATGGATGCGGCGGCCATTGAGCCAGGCCCCCTTGCCCTGTTCGGCGACGAACAGCTCGTCCATCACCGGCAGGTAGGTCACGCCGGCGACGACCATGCCATCGCGGGCGAGTGCGACGTTCACGCCCCACAGCGGGCAACCGAACAGGAAATTGGTGGTGCCGTCGAGCGGATCGACGATCCAGCGCTGCGAGGCATCCGTGCCGCCGGCGATGCCGCCTTCCTCGCCGAGGAAGGCGTAGGAGGGCTGCGCCGCCGCCAGCATCGAGCGCACGGTCTGTTCGGCCTCCTGGTCGGCGATCGAGACCAGATCGGTGGGTCCGGACTTGGTCTGCACGGCGAGCTCCGGCAACTGCGCGAAGCGCCTCAGCAGGCCTCTGCCTGCGGCGTGTGCCGCCTCGACCATGGCGGTCAGTTCGCGGGATGCATCGATCGGCATGTCG contains:
- a CDS encoding inositol monophosphatase family protein; this translates as MPIDASRELTAMVEAAHAAGRGLLRRFAQLPELAVQTKSGPTDLVSIADQEAEQTVRSMLAAAQPSYAFLGEEGGIAGGTDASQRWIVDPLDGTTNFLFGCPLWGVNVALARDGMVVAGVTYLPVMDELFVAEQGKGAWLNGRRIHVSARNSLIRSVLACGIPFADKPDHPVFAREMTLLSDRVAGIRRTGACAVDMAFVAAGRWDAYWERATNAWDIAPGVILVEEAGGIATSVTGDALDLERGNVCVSNGAIHTVLVDTLNAALYPEEPLA